The sequence GGTTTCCTTTGCTTTCCTTACTTACCCAACAAGTTaaaaccaaaaccaaaaccaaaaaaaatatagatataaTTTGCGGcttaaatacttaagtttaaattTCGATTAATTGTGatgttgcaattttttttaattgattttattttagtttgttttgtcaaatgatttggaaattaaatgggTGATTATTTGGCTCGTTTTTCTAATTGATCGTGTTTTCAATAAGTGTGATGTATTAAATCTATTGATtgaattgtaaattattattttagatgatttttattaataaaatttcataatttatttaaaaaaaatagttgctGATAAGTACATAAGTTTAACTTTTTTACAATAAAGTTATATTTCTAGAATTTTTGTAAGTATCGGATCGTTAAGTAAGTTATTATTTacgtgttatttttttattagtatgtttaaattaatttttaaataaaatttaatgatcGGACCGATCAAGTACTATCATGTGGTCATTGACTTAACACTTAACGACTAGGTACTTGTAGAAGTTCTAAATATTATTATCGTTAACGATTAAATGTAGATATTTATGTGCGACTGAAAGTTAAACTTAGATAATTATGTCATAAATTActcaaacataaataaataagtaaaaataaaatgaaaagaaagTAAATCTCCTTCACGGCTTGGGTTCATTAATTataggctaattaagatttttacctccaaactttaacatgtactaaatcatacacCCTGAACTTTTCTAGCCATTAAAAATTAtctctgaactattgagattcttagatttaaggacttttgtttaatttcattcaattttactattatagtgattgtttatgtattaaatcatgttccctagactttgatatctaccaaatcatgcccctcaaactttgacatatactaactttcatccatgttagactttttttatactaaaattagacaaaagtctttaaattcaacaatctcaatagtttatggGGTAAATCTAATGATCTTAAAAATTCAGGTGGCATGATTTGGTATTTGTCAAAGTTCGAGAgtaaaccctaagccctaaatcATAGTAAAAATGGTTTTTATGTAATTGTAATGGGGTGTAATTTGAAATGATTATAAGGAGTATTGGAAAGACGAGGTgtgtgtaattggattggaATGATTGGACACACTcaaattatatatactttttatgTAATTAATCTTAACTGTATATTTAAAAGTGATATAGTTTcgttaaaaatataaatgattaatatttattacatattacTCTCTGTAACAAATATATGCAATTTGAGTAAGCATATTAATCAACCCTCTAGACTCCACAAGGTTAGATATGAACGGGAAGGGTCTCTACCGGACGACCCCTCACGTTCAGAATCACTTTGTTTTTAGTGATTCTGAACGTGAGGGGTCGTCCGGTAGAGACCCTTCCCGTTCATATCTAACTTTATAATGTCTAGAGGGTTGATTAATATGCATATCCAAGGTGAAAAGATGACGTGGGATAACCACAGGTCTGGTAGTAAACATGTGAAGTCTGCTCTCGATAAAGGCATTATGAATGGAAATTGGATTCACCTGTTCCCTAAAGTTATTATCAGCTCCTCTCAGACTACTAATTCAGATCACAGACCGTTATTCCTAGATACTAGTGGCCACCCTACAAAGTTTAAgagattttttaaatttgaagaGGGTTGGACGAGGGATGATAGAAGTAAACTGGTGGTTGCCAATGCTTGGGACTCGGTTAGTCACTCTCGGGCCCCTGCGCGTATTTTCAAGAAGCTTGGCGCGACTCGGGCCACTCTTCTTCATTGGCATAGAACTTAATATGGTATGATTGATTGGGTCATTAAATATCTGGAACTGAAATTGGATAGTTTACAGAAACTACCAGCGGGAGCCCGAGATTGGAAGAAGGAATGTGACATTCATCGATCTCTAAACGAAACTTTGACCAGAAAGGCTCTCCATTGGAAGCAGCGAGCGAGAATCTCTTGGCTCAAGGAAGGTGATAGATGTTCTAAAATTTTCTTCCTTTCTGCTGCTATTAGAGGAAGGAGAAATGCCATCGAGAGTATATAGAGCAAGAATAATGTCTGGCTTACTATAGAGAATCTATAGGTCTTGAATtcactaattttttcaaaaacatttTTGAAGGGTCTGACACTGGCCAGAATTTGGATTGTGGGCATTTATTCCCAGGGAGGCTATCTTTAGAGGACCAGGAGGGGACCCTTCTCTGCCCTTCTCGGGATGAAATCAAGAGTACTCTGTTTGCCATGAGTAACCATAAGGCCCCGGGGCCGGATGGAATGTCAGTGCTTTTCTTCAAACATTAATGGGAGTCTGTGGGTGATGATTTATGTGAAGCTGTCTCTGATTTCTTCATAAAGGGATATATGCATAAAGGAATAAATTTTATGAATGTAGTTCTTATCCCAAAGACCTAGAACCCAAAAAGACCTAATCATTTCCGACCAATATCCATGTGCAATGTCCTTTATAAGGTTATTTCTAAAATAGTTGCAAATAGACTCAAACCTATCATCCCTTTTGTAATTTGTCCTATTCAATCTGCTTTCGTTCCAGGAAGGAATATTTAAGATAATAATGTGATAGTCCAAGAGATAATTCATTCTTTCAATCGGAAGAAAGGCAAATAGGGATATTTTGCAATTAAGATTGATTTGGTTAAAGCGTACGATAGGCTTAGTTGGAGATTCATTGATCATGCCCTTGAGTGTTTTGGGTTCCCTCAGAAGTTGCGCAATTGGGTTACACAGTGCATCTCCACCACTACTCTAAATATTTGCCTGAATGGGGGGCAGGTGGGGAAGATTATGCCCTCGTGTGGCCTGCGCCAGGGCGATCCCCTATCCTCATATCTATTCATCTGTGCTGCGGAAATCTTATCAAGACTATTGGAAAAGGCTCTTGGGAGAAGGAATATTCAGGGAATTAAACTAAGTAGAGGTGGTCTGGTTCTATCACATTTGTTCTTTGTTGATGACCTTATCTTGGTCGGTAGGGCCAATTTAAATGAAGCTAAGTGGTTTTGGGAGTGCCTGGAGAGGTTTTGCTCTTGGTCTGGACAGAAAGTTAATAAGCTTAAAACGTCAatctttttcaataaaaataccCCTAATGGTATGAGAAGAGGTATCAAGGAAGCGCTGGGTATCGATTGTCCAGAGGGGGTTATAAAATACATGGGATTACCTCTATTCAGATCTAGACAGAAGGATGCTGATTTCAACTTTATCCTGGACCACATCACCTCTAAATTACAGGGTTGGAAGGCTAAGACTTCATCTAAGGCTGGCCGAGCTACCCTCATCAAGTCTGTGGGTCTGGCGATGCCTATCTATGCCATGCAAACCACGAAATTATCTAGTCGGCTGGTCAAGAGGATTAATGTTTTAGTCAGAGATTTTTGGTGGGGTTTCGAGAAAGGGAATCATGGACTACATCTAAAAGCTTGGGATAAGCTGTGCCTACCTAAGTCTTTGGGCGGTTTAGGTTTTAGGAAAACAGAAGAAATGAACCTGGCTTTCTTGGCCAAGTGGGGTTGGAACATATTGAAAGGTAGTCAGTCGTTATGCTGTAAAATTTTGGAAGCCAAGTATCTAAAAGGGAAAGACTTTCTCAGTTGTAGATACAAAGACTCGAATTCCTAGTTTTGGAAAAATGTAGTGAAAGCTAAAGCAATTCTAAGGAAAGAGGCCTTTAAAGTGGTGGCTAATGGTAGGGAGACGAGCATCTAGAGGGATCCATGGATTCCCCACTTTAAAGGTTTTATCCCAAAATCGAATGGCATTGTTTTAACCACTAATAACTGTGTGGTTGATCTTTTGAGGTCTAATGGCGACTGAGATGTACCAAAGCTATATAACCTTTTTGACCAAGATACTATTTCTGCAATTTTGAAGAGTGGCAAACCCTCGGGCCAAGGGTAGATAAATGGATTTGGACCTTAGAAATAAATGGGCAGTTCACGTGCAAATCGGCTTACTTGTCTCAAGCTTTGGAAAGAGCTCCCCACTGTGAGGTTGCTCCTTCGCTCTAAAATAAGTTATGGAATAGCAAAATTTTGGAGCGGCACAAAATCCTTTGGTGGTGCATTCTCTCTAATGCGCTCTCTGTTAGATCAGTGATTGAAAAAAGATTCCACATAGAGGACACAAGTTGTCCTTTATGTGGGATGGGGGAGGAATCCCTGGAACCCCTTTTCCTATCATGTGACGTGGCAGTACATCTTTGGCGCGCTTCACCGTGGGGCATTTACCCTATCTATAATAATGGGATTCGGGTCTGAGATTGGATCAAATTTATATGGAATCTCACTAATAGGGGTATCCGAGTAGAAAAAGTCTTTCTGTATGCTTCAATTGTTGTTGAAACCATCTGGAGGATGCGTAATGATTTGACACATAATAACACACCTTTGGATGTTTTGAAATGTATTGACCAGATTTGTACTTCTTATGCAGAGTTACATGATGCTTTATTGCCTTGCCCAAATCCAACCTTGAGGGTGTCCTGGAATCCTCCCCCTCAAGATTAGATAAAATTGAATTGTGATGTTAAGGTGGGCCTTGAGAGCTTGTGCACAGCAGTGGTTGCAAGGAATCACTTCGGTGAAGTGattcaaattaattataataaactataaaacaacaaaaaataacaaaactcaaacttcatgacaaattataaaaaaaatataccgaACAATTTACTGAAAtccgtatttttataaataaaaaagttcaaatcttaaaaataaaaatttctcattattaacatatttttataatttttttcaaatttttaatcattttaaataattctctcctttttttattataatgttGGTAAgcaaaaatatgtaattacactttccttggtttgaaaaaaatatgtaaatatgtTAGTTCTGTCatttataccaaaaaaaaaaatacaagagtTAAACTTCCACCGATAATGCCAACCAACCAATTCTGAGGTCTTGAATTAGCCAACCAAAGTTTTCACCTTTAAGCTACTCTCTCTACCTACCTACCCTTTACCTGTCACCAATTCCAATTTaatgactctctctctctctctctctctctctctctctctctctctctctctctctctttcttcactCTCAATCTCATCATAGCTTAAAAcaatcctctctctctctctctcactcactACTATCATTTACAGGTCTTCTGTGACTACCCCATTGAGGTGATTAGCCTTCCAATCTGATTTGAGCCATACCCATCTTCATATTCTCACTCCCCAACCTAAAAATAGCCAGAAGAGCCAAATGGGTAGTGATGGAAAGGTCTTCACTTTGGCCCAAGTTTCTGAACACAGCACACCAAAGGACTGTTGGCTAATCATTAATGGCAAGGTTATATCTTTTCCTATTTCTTGATTTGATCCCAAGCTTTTAACTTTTTGATGATTTTATTTCTGTGTTTTTCTTCTGATCCCATTTAGAGTATAAATCATTTACATTTGTGATTGAATTTCTTGAAgccactaaaaataaaaacccCTTCTTTGAAATCTCACCTGGCATTTCATTTGTTCAAATTGTTATTTTGCCAAAAAAGTAGCTTTTTGCCAACACTAATGTTATTTTGCATGTGGGAGTAGTGATGATGGATTACATTACATGTTAACTATTACTTTTGgttgtttaattattatatatatgtatgtatatgtacacTTTTCTTTAAGTCTCTAAATGAGttttttaaagtttggatttttttttttagttttaagtgAATTTTAAAGCCTTTGCATGTGATTTAACTCATTGTTATGAGTTAACTTTATATTCTAGGATGCATTTATATGACTTTAGTTCATACTTCATTATCCACTTAAACTTACTGAAGAAGAAAAAGTTGTTAGTTGTAGATTCTTGCTTTGTCATCTATTATTGGACTTTTGTTTTGTTGATTTAAGTTAGAATCTTTTGTTGTGATTTTGATTTTCTGGTTTGGGTATTGTATCTTCAATGTTATGACTTATGATTAATTACTGCTTGTATGATCCTGAATTTTCTTGTGACCTTCTCCAGTGTTAAATATTAGATCATTAGATAATCACTAAAGGTATGTTTGGTCAATTGGTCGGAAGGAATGAAAAGATAAGAATAATACAAATGAGAATGAAATAAAGAATAGGAAtagaattaaatttataatgcaaataaaaagttattaatttcCTTTCCACTTATTTcgaaatggaatagccattctaccaaatagagaaaaattcATTCCATTACAATGACAGTACTTTAACATGCAATCAAATAAAGGAATGAAATGAAATTTGATTCTTtcccattccattccattaccCCAACGATACGCACCCTAATATTGTTGAGAACATGATAACAAGAGAAGGGTTTTGTCACCTCTCCAATTTTTGGCCCGAGAACTTATTTGTTGAGGAGAAACTGATCCAATTCGAAGATTGATAATGTATTTGAGAAGATTCTCAGCTCTTGTATTATTTGTGACTTGTGAGGTTGATTTTCCATTTTAGTTCCTGAGTTTCTTCATATGAGATAAGCTGAACTGCATCAATGACCATAAGTTTCAAGAATAGAAAACGCTTCAAATATAAGGACTTCTGCCTGTTTATTTGCTTAGCTTAAGAGTGTCTGTTTAGATGTTTTCTTTGAAGAATGTTAAGGCCATAGAGAGTGGTCTTGTGTTATGTTCTATGTTCTAGGAGGGATCTGACTAAAATGGTCTCTTAGTTTTGGGATTGGAAACATATGTAATAACACATTGCTATCCTAATATTTGatatatagttttgagttaCTGGTGGCATTGCTTCTGAGCAATTCGATAAAAGTACGACTTCTCATGCTTTTTGTTTGTTTGGTATGGTATGGTACTTCTATGAAATCCATGAAGAATTAGAGGTTTGATCAATCTATATAGTTTTCAACCATACACAATCTGTGGCCTTGGTAGTCGATCACTTGTATTCCATTCGTTACATTAGCCCAGTCGGGTTTGAACCCCAGATCTCTTACAACACACAACCAACCAACTTCGAGTTGATTCGAACCATCTTGACATGGCTCTCATTTTCTTTAACTTTTCTAAGTGAGTTGGATTTTCAGGAAAATATAAGAGCAGAAATTGAAATATAAGAACATATGTCCCTACCGAAATCTTAAACAGAAAACAGTTATCTGTTATAGCTCAGTATTAATTTTAATAGTGTATAACTGCACATTGCTGCAGGGCATAGGTCTAAGTTTTAAGGCTCAACACCATAGCATATAATAGGTATTTGCCAAGTCAGCTGGTTAGTTAAGGGGGAGGGAGAGCAATATGTGTAAGGTGTGAAGAAATCGGTTAGGGTTGTAACCCAAGTGTGAGTGAACATGGCTCTCGAATTGCCCGGGCTCTGTTTTTTTATTCGATAGGAAATTCTTATCAcgctattagtgtaatttagtAGAGGGTCTCGTATCTTTCAGtttaaaactaatttaaattcAATTATGGGGGTCCTCTTTATTTGTAATTGGTCCTCATTTTTCAATGCTTCTTCACAAGTTTTATATTTAAGATGAAATCATTTAAAAGCTTTATAGGGCTAACCTTTCTTTTTGGTGAAAACAGGTGTATGATGTGACAAAGTTTATGGAGGACCACCCCGGTGGTGATGAGGTTTTGTTGTCAGCAACTGGTATGGAATCAACCTTTTCTGTTTGCTTTATTAATAAGTAGCACAAATGTGAAAGGAAGATTGCTTAGATGAAAGTGATATGTTGTTAGGATCCCACATTGACCGAGTATGAGATTGGGAGTGAGTTTTACTGGAGTGATAAGTTTACATTTATGAAAAGTGAAAGTGAACACCTAATAAAAGTATTGTatgtcatatttttatatagtattatgtttggtattgacttgtatGTTAATGTGATCTAATACAACGTTCAAAACGAACCCTGAAAGGCTTATTTTGAAAACACTTCTACTATTTTTTCATTGCAAAAGAACCCAAATCATGTTCATCGATTGTAAATTAACTATATCTTGGATTCGGTTTTTTGAGTTTCGTGTTCTGACAAGTTCGCCCTTGTTTCGTTTTTCTTAGGAAAGGATGCAACAGATGATTTCGAGGATGTTGGTCACAGCGATAGTGCCAGAGACATGATGAACGAATACTACGTAGGAGAGATCGACGCCTCAACTATCCCGAAGAAGGTCACATATACACCACCAAAACAGCCTTACTACAATCAAGACAAGACATCCGAGTTTATAATCAAACTTCTGCAGTTCTTAGTTCCCCTTGCAATCTTGGGTATAGCCGTTGGCATTCGGTTTTACACCAAAGCAACCTAAGCTTCTATCGATCGACATCAATCTAGTTAGTGTTTGTTTGGTGGTTAAAAGCTGGCTATTATTTGAGACTGTGTATCATTATATCTGTATTGTATTTGTTGCTTGTTGAAAGTTGGGTGGGATAAGAAAGAACTAAGCTAAGTGTAACTTTGTATGTCTATCCTTTTTCTTCTCTAgaataatgaaatttttatgaCCTTAACTTAATTCATccttattgaaaaaaaaaaaaaaaagagtataaaTGGAGACTATATGGTACTGTGTTCATTTCTAATGTCTATCCTCTCACTCTTAAAAAATTAGTCTATAGGCTTGTTTGAAAAACAATTTGGTCAATACTACCATTGATGCTACATTTGGTACCTTTGaataagaaatttattttagtttgacACATTTGGATAAGAGAAATTGGGTCATGTAATTGAATTTTGagtttgtaataatttttaggaAGTATTGCTAATTAATTGTAAGGTGATACATCTAGAAAGTGGTAAAATTTTGGATTATTTTTAGGAGCATTGTtatggggtaagttgaaaaataccacttttattaatcaattaatcaaatttacttctaattttatattgactaattagtaatttttcctcccgaactttgacatataccaaatcatgctccctaaacttttttggcagttaaaaattccccctgaactattaaaattgttagatttaaggacttttgtctaatttcattcaattttactgtttcaatgattgtttatgtactaaaccatgctccccagactttgatatctactaaatcatgctcctcaaactttgatatgtactaaatcatgctccctgaactttcatccatgttagaatttttttactgaaattagataaaagtccttaaatctaacaatcttaatagttcatggggaatttttaacggccaaaaaagttcaggaggcatgatttagtacatgtcgaagttcggggggaaaaattgctaattagccttttatatttaattgaaacatacctctttttatatgtattgtacccaaaataccctgacataagagagtcacatggagattatcttgaagtgacatggacaaaattagtacaatgtttaaaaaaagagataaaaatgatagactttaaaaaagagggtaaaaataaaataagacaatataaaaaaatataaagtgtaattTCTTCGATCAttattattaactattaaataCTATGGTGTCAATTAACCTTTTATAAatagttattaattttttataataattattaaaattaaaataattgagATTTGATATTAACATTAAGAAATGATTACATCTTTTGACTTTTGAGTGTTTCTTAGTATACATGGGCTTTGACAATTGTGGACTGAAGGCCCATAACCAATGTGGGCCAAAAATGGGCCTTATCATGTTTATAAGTGATACTTTTCTTCCAAGTTTTTAGAATTTGAGTTTGTTATTTAATACACATGTGCTTTAACAATTGTGGACTAAAGGCCCATAACTATTGTAGGCCAAAAATGGGCCTTTTTATAAGTGTCATATTTTCCATCCAAGCTTTTAGAGAATAGTAAATATGTATACCAAATTATGCACTGAAACATTACACACGTgcaactattttaaaaattagtgaatttcatttaaaataaatatgattAGTTAAAAAAGAAATAGTGTATAATATTTGAGTACATAAACCATACTCTCTTAGCAAAATGGCTGAATTGTTATCCTTTCTTTTCAATGTAgcaaaattttcatatattagtATGATTAAATTCATAACAAAATTCTATgatatatctatatttatatctataatatctatatatatatataaatattaaagaagaagTCCTATATTAAGCCACTTGTATCAACAGCTCAATCTGGCCCTTTGATTGAGTACATTATACAAACAACACATGTTTGGCTGACATCAAATAGATTGGAGGGACCCCAACACAATGCAACAGCTagatatgcatgtatatatatatataaatatatgtttatatatatgcatgtatatactTTTTCAATTAAAAGTCTTTTGTAAGTATTTGACTATGGTACATACACTAACCTagtgaaaaaaaagaaagaaagataaGAGTACTATTTGTAGATATTATTCTTAGGATAGATAGATAGAAGTTAAGAATTGTCtaatgtggttttttttttaataaaatatgtgaaaaaaattaatatttaaagttgttaaacatatgatcttaataaaaaaagtgATAACAAAAGTATCGTATCTTACAATTTTGTTGCAATCGTACCCTTTTAACTGTTTAGTGCCAACTAAGTCCGTTATGTACTAACTCAGAAATACAAGGCGACATactatttaagagaaaaataattttttttttatttaatacgtGGTCTAATAATATGTCGCTATGTGATTTTGAGAAAGGACACGGctacaataaaattataagataaggtatttttgtcgttattttttttattagagttatatttataataattgcaaatgtccataaaaatataaataaaaaactaaaagatgtgtcaaaatcaaaagttatgaattgAAGAGTTAGGAAGAGGACCACTTAGGTAATAAAAGAACccatttcattaaaaaaaaatagtaataaaatgAAATTGTTAAATgggtttttaataaattaaatagggATAATTAGAtaaaacacaatttttttttataaattttatatttaaagatattttttaaaatctataaaaataacaagaaaattatataaaaataacaggaaaataacattaaaataataacaaaaaataacatataaatagctaaaaatcaataacaaactaacaagagtaaaatatgaaaatacatttaaaaaccgtatttttataaataaaattataaaaattgtaaaaatatttaaaatttgtacaattatatattaataatttttgttgtgtatttataaaataatctcaATAAAATATGGGTTTGGAATTGGGTCCCTTGAAAGATACCCAAAGAGAGGGACAACTACCTTTCTACTTTCTAGGCTTTAATGAAAGGTTTACAGTTAACAGTTTGTTTATATGACCACAAATGTCCAAAAACGATGACGTTTTACCGACAACTCCATCAGATTGATAAATATAGGCTTCTAAATCATATAGTGCAAAAGAGtaataatacaaaatataaaGGAAAATGCAAAGgtctaaaaaaaagttataagtaatagtaaattattattattattattattttttttttggaataaatTTAGTAACTTTATTAACTCGCAAtcgttaataataaaataacgcACTTCGTTGGAACAATTCTCTAATTCAAGCACACGACCTGGATATAAACAAGAATGCTGGCTAAAACATGAGCCAACTTGTTTGCAGATCGTTTGACAAAACACAACTCAACATTATTTAAAGATAAGAGAAGAGTACGAACATCATAAACTAATAGACCAAAAGAGGATGACAAAGTAATTTGGCTATTAGTTTCCAAAGTCAATTGTCCCCACAAATGACGGTCAATCCAGCTTAAAGCTTCTTTTATGCCAATAAATTCATCTATTTCAGGTTGCACCTGCCATTTCGGCATTAAAATTCCTGCTATTTTCTCTGCTGCCTCCATTCGCTGATAACTACTCGACGCTATGGACACCCGAACGAACCCAGAACCAAGAACCAGTAACTAATGCCagaaactaataaatcaaaaccAAAGAGAGAAACTATAGaatcatgtcaaaagacaagacggACAAGAGAAACTAAAAAACCATGTCAAAAGATAAGACTAATGAGAAAACTTAATAAGGGTCAGTTTTGAGTTAAAACCATGTCAAATAGTAAATTATTAACGGTATACTTATAAGGGTCGGTTTTGAgttaaaatgagttttagaaaaaataattttaagcttttattataaaaataaataatattctttttttgaagaaaaaataaataatatttttaaaaatattaaaaatatatatgcatattttttaaataataatattttatttggatccTTAAAATAAGTGTGCTTTAA is a genomic window of Cannabis sativa cultivar Pink pepper isolate KNU-18-1 chromosome 9, ASM2916894v1, whole genome shotgun sequence containing:
- the LOC115722469 gene encoding cytochrome b5, whose amino-acid sequence is MGSDGKVFTLAQVSEHSTPKDCWLIINGKVYDVTKFMEDHPGGDEVLLSATGKDATDDFEDVGHSDSARDMMNEYYVGEIDASTIPKKVTYTPPKQPYYNQDKTSEFIIKLLQFLVPLAILGIAVGIRFYTKAT
- the LOC133031005 gene encoding uncharacterized protein LOC133031005; the encoded protein is MTWDNHRSGSKHVKSALDKGIMNGNWIHLFPKVIISSSQTTNSDHRPLFLDTSGHPTKFKRFFKFEEGWTRDDRSKLVVANAWDSKLPAGARDWKKECDIHRSLNETLTRKALHWKQRARISWLKEGDRCSKIFFLSAAIRGRRNAIERSDTGQNLDCGHLFPGRLSLEDQEGTLLCPSRDEIKSTLFAMSNHKAPGPDGMLSWRFIDHALECFGFPQKLRNWVTQCISTTTLNICLNGGQVGKIMPSCGLRQGDPLSSYLFICAAEILSRLLEKALGRRNIQGIKLSRGGLVLSHLFFVDDLILVGRANLNEAKWFWECLERFCSWSGQKVNKLKTSIFFNKNTPNGMRRGIKEALGIDCPEGVIKYMGLPLFRSRQKDADFNFILDHITSKLQGWKAKTSSKAGRATLIKSVGLAMPIYAMQTTKLSSRLVKRINVLVRDFWWGFEKGNHGLHLKAWDKLCLPKSLGGLGFRKTEEMNLAFLAKWGWNILKGSQSLCCKILEAKYLKGKDFLSCRYKDSNS